The stretch of DNA CTTTGAGGAAATAATAACAGAAGACTTTTCTTCTTTCTCCAACTGCTTCTTTTATTctaatatggtatcagagcagtagccTCCTCATGGCGAAGGGAAATCAAGCAAATCAGGCTCCAAATCAGGCAGCGGCTGGATCGGGAAATCGAATTGCGATTGATGATTCCGGTAGTCCGTTTTTTTTGTAGAATGGAGATCACCCTGGATTGATTCTCGTATCGCACCCAATCTCTGGAGGTAACTATAACACATGGAATCGAGCTATGTCCATGGCGCTTACAGCTAAAAACAAGCTCGGTTTCGTGGATAAATCAATCCAACGTCCACATCCGGATGATTTGTTATACAGCGCTTGGCTACGCTGCAATTCCATGGTGATTTCGTGGTTGCTTAATTCTGTTGCTAAGGAAATAGCTGATAGCTTCATGTACATACCGACTGCCTATGAAATCTGGATTGATTTGCGCGATAGGTTCCACCAGAGCAATGCACCGCGAATTTTTCAGATTAAGAAGCTGTTGAGTGGATTGCACCAAGGATCACTAGATGTAACCACTTATTATACTCGCCTAAGGACACTGTGGGATGAGTTGAAGGACTTCCAACCTGTTTCGGTGTGCAATTGTGGCTCAATGAAGGACTGGATGAATTTTCAGAATCAGGAATGCGTTATGCAATTCTTAATGGGTTTGAATGATTCCTATGCTCAAATTCGTGCACAAATCCTGATGATGGATAATGTTCCCATCATTTCAAAGACCTTCTCATTGGTTGTGCAAGAGGAGAGACAACGCTCCATACAACAAGAGAACATTCCTTTTCCAGTTGATTCGAATCCAACAGTGACTTGCTCACCTAATGTTGCGGCTGTTAAGTCTTTTTCAAATGTCAAAGGAAACAGATATGACAAGCTTATATGCTCTCACTGTGATGGAATTGGGCATACTGTGGATAAGTGCTATAAATTGCATGGTTATCCACCTAGTCATTCTAAGTACAAGAGCAAACAACATCCGGGCAAAGCATATACAAATCAGACCCGGGGGGTTACTACTGACTTAGCTTCCAGCCCTGGGGAACTTTCACTGAATCAAGATCAATGCAAGCAGCTTATTGCAATCTTAAGTTCTCAGCTTCATTCTAATTCTGGATCCATTACGACTCCACAACACAATGAGCCTTCAGTTTCGTGCTTCAATGGTATATATTCCTTGTCCCTTGATCCTGGTTCATTATCTCAGAAAAGCTGGGTGTTAGACACCGGAGCAACgcatcatatatgttgttcgTTGTCTTCTTTCCACTCCTATACAAGTTTTCGATCCACAGTCACAATGCCTAATGGCCTCACAATACATGTTTCACACATGGGTACTGTACACTTATCAATGCATTTGGTGTTGCATAATGTTCTTTTTGTTCCACAATTCCGTTTTAATTTACTCTCCGTTAGTTCCATCACAGACAGCTTGAAGTGCTCTGTCTCATTTTCATCATCTTTATGTCATATTCAGGATTTAAACATGAAGCAGACGATTGGGATTGGTAGAAGAGTCGGAGATCTATATGTCCTTGAACCATACAACTCCTCCACTATCTTTAATGTTTCTTTTAATAAGACTACCTTGTGGCATTGTAGACTAGGCCATCCTTCCTTTACTCGATTATCTGTACTAGGATCTGACTTGCAACTCACACCTGTAAATGACACCTTACACCCATGCTCAGTTTGTCATTTTTCCAAGCAAAAGAGATTGTCATTTCCATCAAATAAATCTATGTGTGCATCTATATTTGACCTTGTTCATATTGATATTTGGGGGCCATTTCACCAAATTAGTATTGAAGGGTATAAGTTTTTTCTTACGATAGTGGACGATCATTCTCGCTTTACTTGGGTTTATATGCTCAAAGCAAAATCTGATGTCTCACATGTATTCCCCACCTTTTGCAACCTTATACACACTCAGTTTGGGAAACAAATAAAGTCTGTTCGTGCAGACAATGCCCCTGAATTAAACTTTACTGACTTTTTCAAATCCAAAGGCATTGTCGCCTATCACTCATGTGTTGACCGACCACAACAAAATTCTGTTGTTGAGCGAAAACATCAACATATCCTCAACGTGGCCCGATCATTGATGTTTCAGTCAAATATTCCACTGGTATATTGGAGTGATTGTATATCAACTGTTGTATATCTCATCAACCGAACACCTTCCCCTCTTCTATCCCACAAAACCCCTTTTGCACTACTTCATAACAAGGCACCAGCTTATTCCCACCTAAAGGTCTTCGGTTGTCTCTGTTTTGGCTCTACTCTCCCACATAGCCGAACTAAGTTTGCTGCGCGTGCTATTCAGTCTGTTTTCCTTGGGTATCCTCCTGGATATAAAGGCTACAAATTACTCAATCTCACCACAAATGAGATTTACATATCTCGGGATGTTATATTCCATGAACAATCATTTCCTTTCAAGGATATTTCCTCTACTCCTGTTGACACTGAAATATTCTCTGATAATATTTTACCCACTCAAAGAAACCTCCCAGTTGCTCACCGTGAGTCTACTCGTTCACGTCGCACTCTCACCACCCCCACTCACCTTCGTGATTACCAGTGTTATTTTTCCATATCCACTGGTCTCTCTCATTCTACTGCTCATCCTTTATCCTCGGTCCTTACTCCAAATAGATTGTCACAACAATATCGAGCCTTTATTCATAACATTTCATCCATCATTGAACCACGAACTTTTGCTCAAGCTGTTGTTCAGCCGGAATGGAGACAGGCTATGGATGAAGAATTGCGAGCACTCGAACATAATGACACATGGTCCATTGTTTCTCTTCCTCCCCATAAAAGTGTAGTTGGCTGTAAATGGGTATACAAGGCCAAGTTTCAAGCTGATGGTTCGCTCGAACGGTATAAAGCTCGCCTTGTTGCAAAAGGATTTACACAACAAGAGGGTATTAATTATTTTGAAACGTTTTCTCCCGTTGCTAAACTTGTGACTGTCAAGACCTTATTAGCTGTAGCTGCTGCTCATGGATGGTTTTTGATGCAACTTGACGTCAACAATGCTTTTCTCCATGGTACGCTTCATGAAGAAGTGTATATGGAATTGTCTCCCGGATATCAATGTCAGGGGGAGTCTTTACCATCACAGCCGGTGTGTAGATTGCACAAGTCATTGTATGGCCTTAAGCAAGCCTCGCGTCAGTGGTTTGAAAAATTCTCATCCACTCTTCTTCAAATTGGATATACTCAGTCACTTGCTGATAGTTCATTGTTTGTTCGAGCTCGGGGCAGCATATTTCTAGCCTTACTTGTATACGTTGATGACGTTGTCATTGCTACCAACAGTGAAGAAGAAGCTGTCAATTTAAAAGTCTTTCTAAATGGCAAGTTCAAACTGAAAGATTTGGGCAACCTCAAATACTTTCTTGGGATTGAGGTTGCACGGTCCACTCGGGGCATTTCCATTTGACATCGTCATTACGCTCTTCAACTCCTCACTGACTCCGGTATGCTTGGGTGCAAGCCTCGTACCACTCCTATGGAATTTGGTTCCAAATTGAGTCAAGAGGACAGTGACTTACTCGAAGATCCTTCTCATTATCGAAGAATGATTGGTAGACTCTTATACCTCACAATCACTCGCCCAGATTTGTCCTATGCAGTTAACAGATTAAGTCAATATGTTGCCAAACCAAGAGCAGCACATTTGGCTGTTGTATACAACGTGCTTCGATATGTCAAAGGCACTGTTGGTCAGGGGTTATTTTATGCTTCTTCTAATGATCTTCGAATTAATTCCTTCTCTGATTCGGATTGGGCAACATGCCCTGATACTCGTAGATTTGTTACTGGTTTTTGTGTGTTCCTTGGAGACTCTTTAGTATCCTGGAAATCCAAGAAACAACATACAGTGTCTCGATCATCTTCGGAAGCGGAATATCGAGCTATGGCTAGTGTTACCTGTGAGATTGTGTGGATCATTTCACTCCTCAAGGACCTGCAAATTGCACAAGCTGAACCAGCCACTCTCTTCTGTGACAACCAATCTGCAATGCACATTGCCTCCAACCCGGTGTTTCACGAACGAACCAAGCACATCGAGATTGATTGTCATTTGGTTCGAGAAAAACTTCAAGCCAAAGTCATTAAGCTTCTGCATGTGTCTTCCGCATTACAAATTGCCGACTTACTTACTAAACCTTTGCTCCCAACTCAGTTCAAGATGCTGCTGTCCAAGATGGGAACCATCAACATACATGTTCCATCTTGAGGGGGCATATTGAACAATACATATAAAAGGCAACAAACAGAGAAACACGCTTATAGGAACCACGTTTTATGTTTCTAGTTCTCATACCTTTCTGCTATGTTTTAGCTCATTTTCCTGATATATAATGTAAGCAAACTCTCATTTTGTTCTTTGAGGAAATAATAACTGAAGACTTTTCTTCTTTCTCCAACTGCTTCTTTTATTCTAATACAGCAGAAAGAAAACCATGGGTGTTGATGTTTTAGTGAATATAGATGATTTAAGATCATGTTCTGCAAAATCTATATGCAGAATATGCCATGAAGAAGAGTCCGAAAGCTGTAAAAGCTTGGAGGCTCCTTGCGCTTGCACCGGAACTGTCAAGGTTTGTGTTTCGTGAtagtaattattattattgggAAATTTATGTCCTTCATGATATTGAATATGATTGTTTCTTGTTTTGCTCTGTTTTCAGTTTGCTCACAGAGATTGCATACAGAGATGGTGCAATGAAAAGCGAAACACTATTTGTGAAATTTGCTTGCAGGTGCAAATTTTGTTGTGTCAAATCAAGAATATGATCACTGGGATTTTCCATATTAATTCTGTCGATCATATTaacaatattaattatttacttgttgtttttaatataaaaaatcttGGATTTGTTTCACCTTAGTTGTTGTTTCTGTGTGTTTCTTGCCCCTGTGTGAGAAAGCTGGAGCCTCTTCCTGAAGGGTTTTCGTCTGAAAAATAACTCATATATTttagtgtgtatatatatattaaataaatattatgtttATTTATGTATTCACCTTCTTTTAAAACTCTTTTCTCCTGATTTAGTTAATTTTCAATTCCAcggattagttttttttttggaagGAAGGCAACTCGGGAGCATTTCTTTGGCTATTCTCTTTTTTTCATTTAGCTGTGAGTGGGACATTAGAATCTATCTTCTTTCTCGTCTACCTGTGTTGTTTCTGTTGCCTGTGAGGTTCATTATATTTTGAATATAGTaattaaaaattagtgaaaagAGTTTAGATGTCGAgcatcaaatattttattttgtcctAATTTGATATTTGGTTGCAGAAGTTCGAACCGGGGTACACATCCATAGCCGTACCTGTGTTCGAAAGGGCCTGAAGCGAAAATTTAATAATGAGTTCTCTTGTTActataaataatacaaaaattCAGTTAGTGTATAAAAAATACAATAGATACACAACAACAATATATTACATGAAAAAACAagtcaataaatatttgaaataattacaTAGATATTAATTGTTTAGCTATTTTagaggaaaaaaatatatatcaaatttgtaTAATCCAGTTTTTGGAAAATTTATTTGTCAAATTAACATAGCTAACTCATTTAGTCTATTCTGTGACATTATTGATTGAAAATAAATCTTTATTAACTTCAACTTCAATAAGCTTCTTTCTACTTATGCAAATGTTACTAGGATAGTTAACAAAATCTTATAGCTAATATAAGTATTTAAGAATAAATCATTCATTTTTGCCAAACACTGTAACATCTTAAAAATTGTTGAAATTCTATACAATACTTCATCAAGTTAGTTAAATATTAACTCGTTAACTTCTCCAAACTCAACAAATTCCCCAAAGTCTcttgatattatttaaattgttcAAACCGAACTTGAAGAAAATATCGAGTTTGATCaattataaacaaaaaataatcagattactcttatttttatttaatattgagctaaaaaaaatattatttcataaTGTCATCGACTCAAAATATATATTGGAACCTCTCCAGGACCGGACCCTGAGGCGATGGCCTCTTTGGCCTCATAAAAGGTACGGCTTTGCTGACATCACAGCCGAAGAAGGCACACTTAATCGACACGACGATAGTAACCATAAGGTACGTAGTATTCTCTGCGCCGGATTCTTGTTTAAAATGGAATTTGCTGAGCTTATTATTTATGAAGAATAAGTAAAGTCGATGTTTTAAATACTGTTAGGGGAAGTTTGGAAATCCCAAGAATTAATCAAGAACAAGAGAATGTGGGAGAGATTCTTGAAACTGAATACGCGGAGTGTTCATCAGCAGCTGATAGAAGTGCTGCTTGCTGCAGATCAGTGGCTCTCATTGAGTCATTGTGAGTCCTTTTACTTTGATATTAACTCCCCAAGTATTTTTTTAACTCTAAAATTGAGTGTATGTTATTTTTTGTTTGCTGAATTTGCAGTTAACCGCATGGCTTGTGATCCGACATTTATTTGCTGTGTTTGCCTCGGGTACAGGGTCAAGGGGTCACCCATCGTCACTTCCTACAGTAATTCCCTACCATTTCTTGGTATAATTCATTGGTATGCATTATCAAAAAACCCAAATTAAAATTCTTGAAATAACTGTGCAGCTTCTTATTGTTAAAGCTAGTGGCATACTCCTTCCCATGTACGTGTTACTTCGGTTATCGCAGCAATTCACAATAGCATCTGGCATCATCATCGACAGGTATACTACTTATTCGAGTTCGTTCGTTTGGGGGAAGAGGGAAATTGGTTGTATAATGGATTCCGGAAATTTTCATGTATATTCTCGAAAATTTAGAGAATTTTTTTCATTCGATTAATATTTCCAATATTCACACTGTTGAGAGATGTCTGTGACACAAATGAatcgcttttttttttttttttacctctAATCTCAGAGATCTGTCACCGACATACCGAGTTCTGACGAGAGATGAAGAAGGGCAGCATAATAATGTCGAATCACAACCATAATAAAGCTCATCTGTGCATTCCTCGTGTACGTGCCCAGCGCAATTATGTTCTTTTTTCTCCCTCTGTAGGTTAAAGGCATGGCAATTTCTTCTACAGGTAGAGATATAGAATAATAAACTGAAGCAAATGTATCTTCTTCCAATGAAGAGTAAAAGCAGTGGATTTTTTGCAATTGTTGCATAGTCAAGTCTATAAGTTTACAAGGAAGATCGAGATGATATGCAGTCATTACAGGATGTCTCACTTCACTTGCCAACCAACAATAAGGCTGGTAATGCCTGACCTAGCCGTTTAGTTAAAGTAGTCCATCATGCGGCTAGGGCGGAATGCTTGATGGCAGGCATAACTTGCTTAAACATCAATAAAACGGATGTTAAATGTGTTTGGATGTATCTGCCACACATTTAAGGCTGCATATTCTTCTAAACATTCTTTAAGCTGGGCTTCACTGTATCCCTGTTAAAACCAAGAGCAAGTCTCATGACTAGCGATAAAAACGAATATATTGTCATCACAAAAGCAAAAAAACTTGACCCACATAGGTCTTATAACCAGCGTGCGTTTCCCCCTTCAGTTACTTAGCATTCCCCACTCAGAGGGGTTAATCAACATTTCAGTAACAGTGTATAAACTTCATCTGGTACTGCTTTCACATGGGTACTCCCAAAATTGTGAGAGACTATGTATTTCAATTTTTTCAGAATCTAACCTTTCTTGAAATCCAGTTAAGCGCATGGGCGTAGCTTATATTCATCTCGTTAATCCGAGTAGCTTCGTCCCGTAAGATTGAATATATATCAGAAATCGCATCCAACCCTGATCTTTGGCGTTCATCCGAATACAAAGAGAACTTTGACATTTGCATTAACCTAAGTGCCTCATCGACATCACTCTGAGCGACGTAATCCGAGAATCTTAGCCTTGCTAAAGCCTAAAAAGATCAATATAAGTTTCCATCCCACTTAAAGTTCTGTAGTATAGTCATGCAACCTTAATCTAAAAAGGCCAAATTAAGAGAATTTTTATCTTCTGAGATTTGCAATTCCATCCAGAAAACATATCAGCCACGGTATATTGCCTTCTACTGCTGTTGAATGAGGGtccaaaaaatataataattcttTACAAATGAAATATTGATTGATCAATAAGACACTtgaaaaaaatcatattatcaTGAGAATGCTGTTGACCAATGTACAGCACGATTAAAGAGTTTCAATTGATCAAACATTGAATGATCGAAAAAGTACTCACCCCCGATATCCTGAGAATGCTTAGTAGAGTTCTAACAGTTGTATAAGAGTGGGGGGTACTTGATTTTGCTTCCTCCTGCCTGATGCTTGAATATGCGCTGGCTATATATTCTTCCAGCTCCTTCGGTACTGCGGGGGACAATTTTCTTGCAGCTGATATATATGCCCTAGTAATGATAAATTTTTCAGTTCAAACAAGTGCAGTTTACACTTAAAAGGTTTTCGATCAAATGGAATTTGTGCGGCAAGGACCATGTCATGCATTTAATGTTACTGAACGGTTCTCTTGCAAAGCCTTAGCAACAGAACAATGCAAAAACCAAAGAACTTACTCCCCACATTCTTGGAGTTCTGATAGAAATAATTGCATTAATTTttccaaataaatatttaatttcttatttttttcgggtgataaaaatgaaaatatttgcTGATGGATTTACCTGATGACCGATGGTTCAAGGGGAGTGAACCCAAGGTCAGGAGATTCTTTCGCCTGGTGAACATGGAGAACATGCCTAGCCATTTCAAGATCCGTATCCATATCTGCTCGGTCTAGGATCAACCATAGGAGATCAAACCTTGACAGAAGAGCAGGGGGGAGATTGATATTCTCAGCTGGTGTTCTCCTAAGATCATATCTTCCCCTTAACATAAACATGGAAACTGAAAAATATCAGAGCGGGCAATGAAAGTTATTGATTAATAATTAGTTGTAACTTGGTCGAATTAAACCAGCCTTGCATCTGTATTATAGTCCAGATAAGTATAAAAATGCAAATGAGATTGGTGGTGTGACATACTAAAACACAAACCAAAAACAGTTACATTGAGTTTATGATAAGTATACCAGGCCGGATTAGCCGCAGCAAGGACAGCAGTCCGTGCATTCAGAGATGTAGTGATGCCAGCCTTAGCAATACTAACAGTTTGTTGCTCCATTACTTCATGTATTGCCGTACGATCAGATTCATCCATCTTGTCGAATTCATCAATGGCACATATACCCATATCCGCAAGTACCTGATGCAAGCAACAGTTCTTATCAATACTCCATTTGCTTTCGGAAGATAGAAAAAGACACCTTCAATCAGTGCTCTCACCAGAGCACCACCTTCCAAAACCATTTCATTTGTCACTGGATCCTTCTGAACAGCAGCAGTCAAACCAACTCCACTACTTCCTTTACCAGTTGTATAAACACCCCTTGGGGCAACATTAATTATGTGTTTGAGAAGCTGACTTTTTGCAACTCCTGGATCACCCATCAAACATATGTGTAGGTCTCCTCTAATCTGCATTTAGATAAAGAGAATGTTATTATGCCAAAACCATGGGAAGCAAAATAAGATTCCCAAATGAAAGATAGATGCTTTCCAAGGTGGAACTGATAGACAGGTACGTTTAATCATGTCCAAAGAACTGATGCATTTGACTCGGGCAGAAGATAAAAAAAGGCACTGGTGTGTGCGTTAATAGCAATATAACAGAAACAAATAGAAAGAGGGGCATCAACTTTCATAATCAGATTGTTCAAGGGTAAAAAAGGTCAggccaaaaaaaaaacatcaataGTACCCTCATCCCATCCTTCAATTTTCGATGTGGAGCACCAACTAGGAGAAGAAGAAGGGCCTTTTTAATATCTCCATGCCCAAATATCTCGGGCGCCAATGACTGAGCCAATTTGTTATAGATGTCACCATCCTCAGCTAAGCGAGCAATTTGCTCTTCCTCATCTCCTCTGAGTTCATACCTGCAAACAGCAACAATCATTTAGTTTCACTAATAAATTTTTTGTCACGAATCAATTGGACAGGTAACCATAAAGAATACCCTAACAATGAATTGTCACCCTGCTCGTGGAACTTGAGGATATCTTTCTCAACAGGGTGACAAGAAAGGTGAAAAGGATAATTTGGGGCTGGGTATTACCAGCAGAGTACATTTGTCGTACTGTTCTCTTCTGTCTCTACTCTATCCAAATATAAAAATAGATTACACCAGTTTCACTAGAAAAGGAATCTGAGACGAAGGGCATAATAAAACCCAATACATTTCACTTTACTCCCGGTGAAGGCAAGATGGCAGGACAAGGCATCCTCGTTCTATATCTATTAACACTTGTTTTCTTTAGCTTTATCACAAAATTTTGTGATCCAGAGACCAAAATAAGAGTCATTTATAATGAATCAGTAAGTACGCTGTGGCACTCTCCAGAACTACAGAATTAACTAGCTAAACCTTGTCGAGAATCTCATTGACATTTTATTCCCATGTAGCAAAAAAAAAAGCACATGTAAGAAATAGTGAAATGTCTTActcttcatatttttttttgaaatgggTTACAGACATGGCTTCCAAGTATGTATCTGCAATTAATCCAGCTCGCATAGCCCTAAATCCAGTGTATGGCATTGGAAGAAATATCCCCGACAACTCAACAATATCACCTGGAGCCACCTGCAATATCGAGAATGATCATAGGTAGAAAGGCTAGGACCGAAAATATAAATTTCTAATATCTACGAAAAAAGTTAGCTGGGTACTATACACAAAAAGGAAAAAACTTAACATTACTCATTTACATTGAACTTAACATTACTCATTTACATTGAGCACCTTAGCATGCTTTGAGCCTTTTAGTAACTAGTAAAATCTAATCTTCaataattctaaaaaaaaatcttatctTCTATATTGATTGTCAGGTTTCAAACTGAAACACAAATCAGAGAGGTCTAGTTATATCTAAACTATTTCAAGTGGGTAAATCATTATAATTTCTGATTttcttaaaagaaaaatttccaAGCTTGCACAATCATTTGAGTTTGTGACATCAAGATTCCACAACCCGAGGTCCTAGACTCCACGCCTCAGCTTGTAGACATGCATCAATTTTATGCAGTTTACGAAAAACACTTAGAAGATTACAGATATCACCAACCTTTCGTGTAAGCTCTCCCCTAAAATGAACAGTCATGGACCGAGGAATGTGCCCTTTTGGAACATGTTCAGCTAACTCTTGAAGTTTGGCCTGCAATTAATTTAATCTATGAAAAAGGAACTCAGGATTGTGTTGATTGAATTGCCACTCTTAAATGCAAGTGTTAACCTcctgaaacttcaaaaattttgATGCCCTGAGCTGGGGAATAAGATTTCCTTTTGCCCTATTTGTTTTGCATTGAGCAGATGGACAATCAAATAGAGGCATGAATACTCGAGCAGTGACCTCCTGAGTCAAATAAAACCGCataatattatgatttttttttgaagAGAAAAACCACAGTTTATTGAGCATACAAAGTCAAGAATGAAGTCAAGCACATAGCAAATACAAAACCTGGTAGATTTCGAATCCACACTCTTCACAAGTATAGACGGCCACCTGCATTAATGGTTTGACATCCGAACAGCGTGTCACAATACCAGATGTCCTTACAAGCTGACCGATATATGCAGCTTTGACCTCCCTAATGGTGAAATTCCGACCTTTTGAGGATGCTTTAATGTAAACTTCACTGGTTTTCAGAAGATAATTTGTTAGCTTTCCCTTCCTTTCTTAAGAAGTTTAGCAGATAATCGTGACAATTCTTATACTGCCTCTAGTTCATGGAATGAATCAAACTTGAGACAGTGACATTAGCATAGTTGTTAAATTTCAAAAAGAAGTGAGCCCGTTGAGGCTCTGCCTTTGAGCCTCGACACGAGGTAAGGCGAAATGCTTTGATGAAGCATGTGCCATAAACCATAAAAAAGTATTGGTTTTCTTGTGTAGTGCCTCCTTCCACTCCTAATAACTACGGATATTAGCCCCTGGAAAACAATCTAATGAAGCAACCTAATCAACCTATGTTTTTTAATACTAGGCTTCAAGGTTAAACCATCACCGCTCTAGTCTAATAATCATTTCCAAGCATTCCTCTCCTATGCAATCAACTCAATAAATACTAGTTAATTGGTTTAGTAATTTTTAGATGTCGGATTTCATTCAgcagaaaatataaataatttttacttcTCTGGTAtcacaaatataaaaaataagggCGATGTAAGTACATAGTTGTGCAAGCATATTTTTGTTTGTTGTACTATACCCGTTTAACTTATATTGACCGTGCTTCTAATCTCCTTTTATCTCACCATATGAAAGACCAGTTAAACAAATGCTTCAATAATAGATATAGGTTTTACTGGAAAGGAAATACACGAAAT from Primulina eburnea isolate SZY01 chromosome 6, ASM2296580v1, whole genome shotgun sequence encodes:
- the LOC140833717 gene encoding DNA replication licensing factor MCM7-like — encoded protein: MDDLNFKQDIETAKDFLSNFADPNGEAKYINILQDIANRRVKAVQIELEDLANYKDLDEEFLRRVTENTRRYVGVFATAIDQLMPVPTEVFMDDDQDILTTQRSEEGTENSDRSDPQQKMPMEIKRIFEVYIKASSKGRNFTIREVKAAYIGQLVRTSGIVTRCSDVKPLMQVAVYTCEECGFEIYQEVTARVFMPLFDCPSAQCKTNRAKGNLIPQLRASKFLKFQEAKLQELAEHVPKGHIPRSMTVHFRGELTRKVAPGDIVELSGIFLPMPYTGFRAMRAGLIADTYLEAMSVTHFKKKYEEYELRGDEEEQIARLAEDGDIYNKLAQSLAPEIFGHGDIKKALLLLLVGAPHRKLKDGMRIRGDLHICLMGDPGVAKSQLLKHIINVAPRGVYTTGKGSSGVGLTAAVQKDPVTNEMVLEGGALVLADMGICAIDEFDKMDESDRTAIHEVMEQQTVSIAKAGITTSLNARTAVLAAANPAWGRYDLRRTPAENINLPPALLSRFDLLWLILDRADMDTDLEMARHVLHVHQAKESPDLGFTPLEPSVIRAYISAARKLSPAVPKELEEYIASAYSSIRQEEAKSSTPHSYTTVRTLLSILRISGALARLRFSDYVAQSDVDEALRLMQMSKFSLYSDERQRSGLDAISDIYSILRDEATRINEMNISYAHALNWISRKGYSEAQLKECLEEYAALNVWQIHPNTFNIRFIDV
- the LOC140833667 gene encoding uncharacterized protein encodes the protein MGVDVLVNIDDLRSCSAKSICRICHEEESESCKSLEAPCACTGTVKFAHRDCIQRWCNEKRNTICEICLQKFEPGYTSQPKKAHLIDTTIVTIRGSLEIPRINQEQENVGEILETEYAECSSAADRSAACCRSVALIESF